One window from the genome of Eucalyptus grandis isolate ANBG69807.140 chromosome 7, ASM1654582v1, whole genome shotgun sequence encodes:
- the LOC104453856 gene encoding peroxidase 11, which yields MAALFYPGILTMQFLAAIAFISGIICSGASGPPLTLDYYASSCPNVLEIIHQEMEREVLSDPRNAALVLRLHFHDCFVQGCDGSVLLDDTVVLRGEKTASPNINSLKGFEIIDRIKSKVESECPGIVSCADILTIAARDAVILVGGPYWDVPVGRKDSRSASYELANTNIPTPNQGLIAIIYKFLYLGLSVTDTVALSGAHTIGVARCENFRARIYGDYESTSGGSPLSEVHLSQLKSTCPAAGGGDNNIAPLDYETPYTFDNSYYHLLLNGEGLLNSDQELYSSVLALQTKQLVEQYALDVAAFFQQFSVSMVKMGNLTNPDSFLNGEVRKSCRFINA from the exons ATGGCTGCTTTATTTTATCCAGGAATCCTCACGATGCAGTTCTTGGCAGCCATCGCCTTCATTTCTGGCATTATATGTTCCGGTGCAAGCGGCCCTCCACTGACGCTCGATTATTATGCATCCTCGTGCCCAAACGTGCTCGAAATAATCCACCAAGAAATGGAACGTGAGGTGCTCTCTGATCCGCGTAACGCTGCTTTAGTACTCCGTCTACACTTCCACGACTGCTTCGTTCAG GGATGCGACGGTTCGGTCCTGTTGGATGATACGGTCGTGCTACGAGGAGAGAAGACAGCTTCCCCAAATATAAACTCTCTAAAAGGTTTTGAAATCATCGATAGGATCAAGAGCAAGGTTGAATCCGAATGCCCTGGAATTGTCTCTTGCGCTGATATATTGACCATTGCTGCTAGAGATGCTGTCATTCTG GTGGGCGGACCGTATTGGGATGTTCCGGTGGGGAGAAAAGACTCAAGAAGCGCAAGCTACGAGCTTGCAAACACCAATATTCCTACTCCGAATCAAGGCCTCATTGCCATCATTTACAAGTTCCTTTACCTCGGCCTCTCTGTCACCGACACCGTCGCACTTTCCG GGGCTCACACGATCGGCGTGGCACGCTGTGAGAACTTCCGTGCAAGAATATATGGGGACTACGAATCGACGTCGGGCGGTAGTCCATTATCTGAAGTGCACCTGAGCCAATTGAAGTCCACATGCCCGGCCGCAGGAGGGGGAGATAACAACATCGCGCCTTTGGACTACGAAACGCCCTACACGTTCGACAACTCCTACTACCATTTGCTCCTGAATGGAGAGGGATTGCTCAATTCTGACCAGGAACTATACTCAAGTGTATTGGCCCTTCAGACCAAGCAGCTTGTGGAACAGTATGCACTTGACGTGGCAGCCTTCTTTCAGCAGTTCTCCGTTTCCATGGTAAAGATGGGGAACCTCACGAATCCGGATAGCTTTCTCAATGGAGAAGTGAGGAAGAGTTGCAGATTCATCAATGCATGA
- the LOC104455731 gene encoding protein STRICTOSIDINE SYNTHASE-LIKE 10: MNPLLKRGPLSFSFLFVAMLVASPSLVLSFKTLSTSQLGNRYHQLALPKVAGPESIAFDCQGQGPYVGVSDGRILKWEGSRLGWREFSVPTAHRDRKLCDGSKDPDKEQICGRPLGLKFNSATCDLYVADAYYGLLKVGPRGGIAHQLATSGGGVPFNLTNALDIDAWTGAVYFTDSTISYQRRNYMLSIENGDKTGRVLKYDPHTKRVTVLLSGLSFPNGLALSKDGSFLVVAETGKLQLLKIPLGPTKTGGHHATPAQVFYSQLARYPDNIKRNDKGEFWVALNSGRGLVLPKTESPDQGSLAQVQDHVDGDEIPWFTKDPVAIKISEGGRVVEMLDGEFGTAFESVSEVEEFGGMLWIGSVTMPYVGKLKAY; encoded by the exons ATGAACCCACTTCTTAAACGCggccctctctctttctccttcttgttCGTTGCCATGCTCGTTGCCTCTCCAAGTTTGGTTTTGTCGTTCAAGACGTTGTCCACGAGCCAACTCGGGAACAGGTACCACCAGCTGGCCCTCCCGaaggtcgccggccccgagAGCATCGCCTTCGACTGCCAAGGGCAAGGCCCGTACGTTGGCGTCTCGGACGGGAGGATCCTCAAGTGGGAAGGTTCTCGCCTCGGGTGGAGGGAGTTCTCCGTGCCTACCGCGCACAG GGACAGGAAATTGTGCGACGGCTCCAAGGACCCTGATAAGGAACAGATATGCGGGAGGCCGCTGGGGCTCAAATTCAACAGCGCGACGTGCGATCTCTATGTGGCGGATGCTTACTATGGACTTCTAAAGGTCGGGCCCCGCGGCGGCATCGCCCACCAGCTTGCGACTTCCGGCGGTGGAGTCCCTTTCAACCTCACCAATGCTCTCGATATCGACGCTTGGACGGGAGCTGTTTATTTCACGGACAGTACGATTTCCTACCAAAGAAG GAACTACATGTTGTCCATTGAGAATGGAGACAAAACGGGAAGAGTGCTCAAGTATGACCCCCACACCAAGAGAGTGACGGTCCTGCTCAGTGGGCTGTCCTTCCCCAACGGACTGGCCCTAAGCAAGGACGGCTCTTTCCTTGTGGTGGCTGAAACTGGCAAACTCCAGCTCCTCAAGATTCCTCTCGGACCCACCAAGACAGGAGGACATCATGCGACGCCTGCACAGGTTTTCTACTCTCAGCTCGCAAGGTACCCGGACAACATCAAGAGGAACGACAAGGGTGAGTTCTGGGTTGCCCTCAACAGTGGAAGAGGACTGGTCCTTCCCAAGACGGAGAGTCCTGATCAGGGCTCATTAGCGCAGGTTCAGGATCATGTTGATGGTGATGAGATCCCTTGGTTCACCAAAGACCCAGTTGCAATCAAAATTAGTGAAGGAGGGAGAGTCGTGGAGATGTTGGATGGGGAATTTGGGACGGCATTTGAGTCGGTGAGTGAGGTTGAAGAGTTTGGAGGGATGCTGTGGATTGGGTCTGTGACAATGCCTTATGTGGGTAAGCTCAAGGCGTATTAA